Proteins co-encoded in one Gossypium arboreum isolate Shixiya-1 chromosome 11, ASM2569848v2, whole genome shotgun sequence genomic window:
- the LOC108471462 gene encoding probable galacturonosyltransferase-like 4 produces the protein MVALPFLGRLSFLLLIATTTTTAFAIGIHHGSIIRKPSSGVPNFREAPEFRNGDVCGTNASERIHIAMTLDVNYLRGTMAAVLSVLMHSTCPENTEFHFLWGKYEPEVLVSINSTFPYLNFRLYRFDSNRVRGKISRSIRQALDQPLNYARIYLADMLPPDVKRVLYLDSDLVVVDDIVKLWEVDLEGKVLAAPEYCHANFTKYFTDLFWSDKELSSTFNGRKPCYFNTGVMVVDVDKWRQGGYTPKVEEWMALQKQKRIYTLGSLPPFLLVLAGNIKAVHHRWNQHGLGGDNLEGKCRSLHPGPISLLHWSGKGKPWLRLDSRKPCVVDHLWAPYDLYGSSDHSLEE, from the coding sequence ATGGTCGCTCTCCCTTTCCTCGGCCGTCTGTCTTTCCTCCTCCTCATTGCCACCACTACAACCACTGCCTTTGCCATCGGAATCCACCATGGCAGCATCATCCGGAAACCTTCTTCGGGCGTTCCAAACTTTAGGGAGGCCCCTGAGTTTCGCAACGGGGACGTTTGTGGGACTAATGCTTCTGAAAGAATCCACATTGCCATGACATTGGATGTAAACTACCTCAGGGGCACCATGGCCGCTGTTCTCTCCGTCCTCATGCATTCAACCTGCCCCGAAAACACGGAGTTCCATTTCCTGTGGGGAAAATACGAGCCCGAGGTGCTCGTTAGCATCAATTCAACCTTCCCTTACCTCAACTTCAGACTTTACCGCTTCGACTCCAACCGTGTTCGTGGCAAGATATCAAGGTCTATTCGCCAAGCATTGGACCAGCCTTTGAACTACGCCAGGATTTACCTTGCCGACATGTTACCACCAGATGTTAAACGTGTTTTATACTTGGATTCCGACCTTGTCGTGGTGGACGATATCGTGAAACTCTGGGAAGTTGATTTGGAAGGCAAAGTGTTGGCGGCACCAGAATATTGCCATGCCAATTTCACCAAGTATTTCACGGACTTGTTCTGGTCGGACAAGGAGTTGTCTAGTACATTTAATGGAAGAAAGCCATGTTATTTCAACACTGGAGTCATGGTGGTAGATGTTGATAAGTGGAGACAAGGCGGATATACGCCGAAAGTGGAGGAATGGATGGCGCTGCAAAAACAGAAGAGGATATACACCTTGGGTTCATTGCCACCATTTTTGTTGGTGTTAGCTGGTAATATAAAAGCTGTTCATCATAGGTGGAACCAACATGGACTAGGGGGTGACAACCTTGAGGGTAAGTGTAGGAGTTTGCATCCCGGGCCTATTAGTTTGTTGCATTGGAGTGGTAAAGGGAAGCCTTGGTTGAGGCTGGACTCGAGGAAACCCTGCGTTGTTGATCATCTTTGGGCACCCTATGATCTTTATGGCTCATCAGATCACTCTTTGGAGGAATAA
- the LOC108474267 gene encoding piezo-type mechanosensitive ion channel homolog, protein MGNFLAGFLLPLLLLTAALSNWSLISLVDLVAFLLIQYTAPKIGFRFRRQYLLLWPVIIFSLLVFSSQAVYLVVWAVEGYKQSVGEAWWMKLIGFMIIQSWKSPTVIYFLAVQLLVVIVAVLDIHDNRFGLVQWRCSCWSHFLTAIERLGSHLRVTSCLLLPPIQLVAGISHPSWISLPFFVSSCVGLVDWSLTSNFLGLFRFWKALQLYAGFNIVLLYVYQIPLEFSDMLQRIADFVGLFKISSTSEWPEICSAVSLVLFYIMLSYVKYDLEEMDFIMSMQESNLTEQLLPSKHSFFIRQSRSGVRHTNVLLRKAAFRTFTINFFTYGFPVSLFALSFWSFHFASICAFGLLAYVGYILYALPSLFRLHRLNGLLLVFILSWAVSTYIFNVAFAFLNRNFGKDMGIWEMVGFWHYPIPGFFLLAQFCLGILVALGNLVNNSVFVYLSDKDALSSNNSPGEVDGETKVFIVATIAWGLRKCSRAIMLALIFIIAMKSGFIHAIYIIFFLIYLLSHNISRNIRRSLILLCEAHFALLYLLQIDLISNVLEQKCSSIFEIMSQLGVLKHHSSWNFLEIALLGCFCAIHNHGFEVLFSFSAIVQHTPCPPVGFSILRAGLNKSVLLSVYVSPNTSFCYDNPSYERTIASFLSGIGQKFLSIYRSCGTYIALLTILLTVFMVTPNYISFGYIFLLLVWIIGRQLGERTKRHLWFPLKTYAVMVFIFVYSVSSFTSFRIWLSGFMDLYFYLGYESEASLLDNIWQSLAVLIVMQLYSYERRKNKNYRTSFSNPLDSGVLGFAKRFLIWHSQKILFVSLFYASLSPICAFGFLYLLGLVICSTLPKASRIPSKSCLVYTGFLVTTEYLFQMWGKQAGMFPGQKHSYLSLILGLRVYELGFWGVESGLRGKVLVITACVLQYNVFFWLDNMPTCISNKGKWEEPCPLFLSAEDAFTNGFMSNGEDKPSTIGTVPIRQVRPANSSWASLSLALSQALRPASSKAGGSEVSSRRKFSFGYFWGSTKESHKWNRKRILALREERFETQKALLKIYLKFWIENMFNLLGLEINMIALLLASFALLNAISMLYIALVAACVLLNRWIIRKLWPVLVFLFASILILEYIAIWKSMFPPNQRSQTEIRCHDCWKNSASYFRYCRSCWLGLIIDDPRMLISYFLVFLLASFKLHADHSSYFSQSTYQKMMSQHKNLFVWRDLSFEMKSMWTFLDYIRLYCYCHLLDLVLVLILITGTLEYDILHLGYLAFALVFFRMRLEILKKKNKMFKFLRIYNFVVIVLSLAYQSPFVGEFSSGKCNSVNYIYDVIGFYKYDYGFRINTRSVLVEIIIFMLVSLQSYMFSSQESDYVSRYLEAEQIGAIVREQEKKAAWKTAQLQQSRESEEKKHQRNVQVEKMKSEMLNLQIQLHNMNSIASLSDVSPDDESLQRSVSLTSNRDIGPPDKEESTLWEREQTIKEDIVSPPEAHACAACIKGENPEVVESPKNSMEHRPCEITEIEHDADHAIFDTEKRGKSQSKDNPLISAVHLLGDGVSQVQSIGNQAVNNLVNFLNIKPDDSVMNEHSSVKGEAYDETESQKMQNMNLNRSSSLQSDKISNTTSLQLGRILCHIWSQMQSNNNVVCYCLFVVVFLWNFGLLSMVYLAALFLYALCVNNGPTYIFWVIMLIYTEAYILFQYMYQIAIQHCGLSINSDLLRNIGFPTCEIKSSFVVCSLPLFLVYLFTLIQSSISAKDGEWMFSTDFNFHRRSSHYRKEVLVNYSWSKRVSKLLQYVINRVKQVTRRFFWYWKSLIQGAETPPYFVQLSMDVHLWPDDGVQPERVESGINRLLEIVHDERCTKKISGHCPFASRVQVQSIKRSQENQNVALIVFEVVYASRLTGCTSADWYKSLTPAADVAKEIRKAKHAGLVEEMGFPYQILSAVGGGKREFDLYAYIFVADLTVFFLVAMFYQSLIKNNSEILNVYQLEDQFPIEFVIILMIIFFLIVVDRVLYLCSFAAGKVIFYLFNLVLFTYSITRYAWRMKPSDQHAGKLALRAIFLAKAISLALQGVQIRHGIPQKATLYWQFLTSKVSRINYLGYRLYRALPFLYELRCVLDWSCTTTSLTMYDWLKLEDINASLYLAKCDAVLNRATHRQGEKQKKMTKCCNGICLFFILICVIWTPMLMYSSGNPTNIANPINDASFQLDISTGGGRLTLYQTTLCEKLQWDNLNSDVNFDAYNKNDIQLICCQADATILWLVSDVVQRRFIEFLDWDMDMVITSTWLLTRERPKGKEVVKYEKPVDSKDLPEPSDVQKVFNGSTISFRIYNLYPRYFRVTGSGEVRSFEQEVTSGPISVSADLVINRAASEWWSFHDLDSSHIRGCGGLTGPTAVIVSEETPPQGILGDTLSKFSIWGLYITFVLAVGRFIRLQCSDLRMRIPFENLPSCDRLIAICENIYAARAEGELGVEEVLYWTLVKIYRSPHMLLEYTKPD, encoded by the exons ATGGGAAATTTTCTTGCTGGGTTTCTCTTGCCTCTGCTGCTTCTAACGG CTGCATTGAGCAATTGGAGTTTGATCTCTCTTGTTGATTTGGTAGCTTTCCTTCTCATTCAGTATACTGCACCCAAAATAG GATTCCGTTTCCGGAGGCAATATTTGTTACTTTGGCCTGTTATCATCTTTTCCCTACTTGTTTTTTCCTCACAAGCTGTATATCTTGTTGTATGGGCGGTTGAAGGTTATAAACAGAGTGTAGGAGAGGCTTGGTGGATGAAACTAATTGGTTTTATGAT AATCCAATCTTGGAAATCTCCTACTGTGATTTATTTCTTGGCTGTACAACTGCTAGTGGTGATCGTTGCTgtgcttgatatacatgataACAGATTTGGTCTTGTCCAATGGCGGTGTTCTTGTTGGAGTCATTTCTTAACAGCTATCGAACGTTTAG GTTCCCATCTTAGAGTTACTTCCTGTTTGCTTCTACCTCCTATTCAGCTGGTTGCGGGAATTAGCCATCCCTCTTGGATTTCTTTGCCTTTTTTTGTTAGTAGTTGTGTTGGGCTAGTGGATTGGTCTTTGACAAGCAATTTTCTAGGACTATTCAG GTTCTGGAAGGCTCTCCAGCTTTATGCAGGTTTCAACATCGTCTTGCTTTACGTGTATCAGATCCCTTTAGAGTTTTCAGATATGTTACAGAGGATTGCTGATTTTGTTGGTCTATTCAAAATATCTTCAACATCTGAGTGGCCTGAAATATGCTCTGCTGTTTCTCTTGTACTTTTTTACATCATG CTATCCTATGTCAAATATGATTTGGAGGAAATGGATTTTATCATGTCCATGCAAGAAAGTAACTTGACAGAGCAACTACTTCCGTCAAAGCATTCATTCTTCATTCGTCAATCAAG ATCTGGTGTACGGCATACCAATGTTTTACTACGAAAGGCAGCTTTCCGGACTTTCACCATCAACTTTTTCACTTATGGTTTTCCA GTATCCTTGTTTGCCCTTTCCTTTTGGAGTTTTCATTTTGCAAGTATATGTGCTTTTGGGCTACTTGCATATGTTGGCTACATTCTGTATGCCCTTCCTTCACTGTTTCGTTTACACCGGTTAAATGGGCTCCTTCTTGTCTTCATTCTCTCGTGGGCTGTTAGTACCTATATATTCAATGTAGCATTTGCATTCTTGAATAGGAATTTTGGGAAG GATATGGGAATTTGGGAGATGGTTGGATTTTGGCATTATCCCATACCAGGGTTTTTCTTGCTTGCACAATTTTGTCTAGGAATTTTGGTTGCTTTGGGTAATCTTGTAAATAACTCTGTTTTCGTCTACTTATCTGATAAGGATGCACTATCATCAAACAACTCTCCTGGGGAAG TGGATGGAGAGACCAAGGTATTCATTGTGGCTACAATTGCATGGGGATTGCGAAAATGTTCTCGAGCTATCATGCTTGCTCTGATATTTATCATAGCAATGAAATCCGGATTTATCCATGCTATATATA TAATTTTCTTTTTGATCTATCTTTTGAGCCACAACATCAGCAGAAATATACGCCGGTCTCTGATTCTTCTTTGTGAAGCTCACTTCGCATTATTGTACCTTCTTCAGATTGATTTGATCTCTAATGTTTTGGAGCAAAAATGCTCCTCAATTTTTGAAATCATGTCGCAGTTAG GTGTCCTTAAACATCACAGCTCGTGGAACTTTCTGGAAATAGCTTTGCTCGGTTGCTTCTGTGCGATACATAACCATGGGTTTGAGGTGCTTTTTTCATTCTCAGCAATTGTGCAGCACACCCCTTGTCCTCCTGTTGGGTTCAGCATCTTGAGAGCTGGTTTAAACAAATCTGTCCTCTTGTCAGTATATGTATCCCCAAACACATCCTTCTGCTATGATAATCCTTCTTACG AGAGAACGATAGCATCATTCCTTAGTGGAATTGGGCAGAAATTTTTATCAATATATCGATCATGTGGAACCTACATCGCTTTGCTGACTATTCTTCTTACAGTTTTCATGGTGACACCCAACTATATATCATTTGGATACATCTTCCTTCTTCTTGTTTGGATTATCGGAAGACAACTTGGTGAGAGAACAAAAAGGCACTTATGGTTTCCATTAAAAACATATGCTGTCATGGTGTTCATTTTTGTCTATAGCGTAAGCAGTTTTACCAGCTTTAGGATTTGGTTGTCTGGATTTATGGATCTGTACTTTTATTTGGGTTATGAATCTGAGGCTTCATTGTTGGATAATATTTGGCAATCTCTAGCAGTTTTAATTGTGATGCAACTTTATAGCTATGAAAGGAGGAAGAACAAGAACTACAGGACTAGTTTTTCCAATCCTTTAGATTCTGGGGTACTTGGCTTTGCCAAGCGATTTCTGATTTGGCACAGCCAGAAGATCCTGTTTGTCTCATTATTCTATGCGTCTTTGTCTCCAATTTGTGCTTTTGGATTCTTGTATCTACTTGGCCTTGTCATATGTTCAACTTTACCTAAGGCTTCTCGGATCCCATCCAAATCATGCTTAGTTTATACTGGATTTCTGGTCACAACAGAGTATCTTTTTCAGATGTGGGGTAAACAAGCTGGAATGTTTCCAGGGCAAAAACATTCTTATCTGTCACTCATTTTGGGTCTCCGAGTATATGAGCTGGGATTTTGGGGTGTAGAATCGGGCTTGAGGGGAAAGGTGCTGGTAATTACTGCATGTGTCCTTCAGTACAATGTCTTCTTTTGGTTGGATAATATGCCAACCTGTATTTCAAATAAAGGCAAGTGGGAAGAACCTTGTCCTTTATTTTTGTCAGCAGAGGATGCCTTCACCAATGGCTTCATGTCTAATGGGGAAGATAAACCATCTACTATTGGAACGGTACCTATAAGACAAGTCAGACCAGCAAACAGTTCATGGGCATCTTTGAGCCTTGCTTTATCTCAAGCGCTTCGTCCTGCATCCTCGAAAGCAGGAGGCTCTGAGGTTAGCAGCAGGAGAAAATTTTCATTTGGATATTTTTGGGGAAGTACCAAGGAGAGTCACAAGTGGAACAGGAAGAGGATCCTTGCACTAAGAGAAGAAAGATTCGAGACTCAGAAGGCTCtcttaaaaatatatttgaaattctGGATAGAAAACATGTTTAACCTTCTTGGTCTTGAGATTAATATGATTGCTTTGCTTCTTGCAAGTTTCGCTTTGTTGAATGCCATTTCTATGCTATATATTGCATTAGTTGCTGCTTGTGTTCTTTTGAATCGCTGGATAATACGTAAATTATGGCCAGTGCTTGTATTCTTGTTTGCTTCCATTCTCATCCTTGAGTATATCGCCATCTGGAAGAGTATGTTTCCTCCGAATCAACGGAGTCAGACTGAAATCCGCTGCCATGACTGCTGGAAAAACTCAGCTTCATATTTCCGGTATTGTAGGAGCTGTTGGCTGG GACTGATCATTGATGATCCCCGAATGCTTATCAGCTACTTTTTGGTCTTTCTGCTGGCTAGTTTCAAACTTCATGCAGATCACTCATCCTATTTCTCTCAGTCAACCTATCAGAAAATGATGTCTCAGCATAAAAATTTATTTGTTTGGCGAGATCTCTCTTTTGAAATGAAAAGCATGTGGACTTTTCTTGACTACATAAGACTTTATTGTTATTGCCATCTATTGGACCTTGTCCTGGTACTGATTTTGATTACTGGAACTCTTGAGTATGATATTCTGCACCTTGGTTATCTTGCTTTTGCTCTTGTTTTTTTTCGGATGAGGCTTGAAATTCTCAAGAAGAAGAATAAAATGTTCAAGTTCTTGCGTATCTACAACTTCGTGGTCATTGTTCTTTCTCTTGCCTATCAATCTCCTTTTGTAGGGGAGTTTAGTTCTGGGAAGTGCAACTCTGTGAACTACATATACGATGTCATTGGATTTTATAAGTATGACTATGGGTTTCGAATTAATACCAGATCTGTACTCGTTGAGATTATCATTTTTATGTTGGTATCCCTTCAgtcatatatgttttcctcccAAGAGTCTGATTATGTGTCACGATATCTTGAAGCAGAGCAAATTGGTGCCATTGTACGCGAGCAAGAGAAAAAAGCTGCATGGAAAACTGCACAGTTACAACAGAGTCGTGAATCTGAGGAGAAGAAACATCAGCGCAACGTGCAAGTGGAGAAGATGAAATCTGAGATGCTTAACTTGCAAATACAGCTTCATAACATGAACTCAATTGCAAGTCTGAGTGATGTTTCTCCTGATGATGAAAGCCTACAGAGGAGTGTTTCTCTTACTTCAAATAGGGATATTGGGCCTCCTGACAAAGAGGAAAGCACTCTTTGGGAGCGAGAGCAAACAATTAAGGAGGATATTGTATCCCCTCCTGAAGCACATGCATGTGCTGCTTGTATTAAAGGAGAAAATCCTGAAGTAGTGGAATCTCCGAAGAATTCCATGGAACATAGGCCCTGTGAGATCACCGAAATTGAGCATGATGCTGATCATGCTATTTTTGATACAGAGAAAAGGGGGAAAAGCCAATCAAAGGACAATCCTTTAATTTCTGCTGTACACCTCTTAGGTGATGGTGTTTCTCAGGTACAGTCCATTGGAAATCAGGCTGTTAATAACCTTGTCAATTTCTTGAACATTAAACCTGATGATTCAGTTATGAATGAGCACTCGTCTGTCAAGGGTGAGGCATATGATGAGACTGAGAGCCAAAAGATGCAGAATATGAATTTGAATCGTTCTTCTTCTCTGCAATCTGATAAAATTTCCAATACTACAAGTTTGCAGCTGGGAAGGATCTTATGCCATATATGGTCCCAAATGCAGTCTAATAACAATGTTGTGTGCTACTGCCTATTCGTCGTTGTCTTTCTGTGGAACTTCGGTTTGCTTTCTATGGTGTATCTTGCAGCTCTTTTCTTGTATGCTCTATGTGTGAATAACGGACCAACTTATATCTTCTGGGTTATTATGCTCATTTACACTGAGGCTTACATTTTGTTTCAGTACATGTACCAAATTGCAATCCAGCATTGTGGTTTGAGTATTAATTCTGACCTACTTCGTAACATAGGATTTCCTACTTGTGAAATCAAGTCATCTTTTGTTGTGTGTTCGTTGCCTCTATTTCTTGTCTACTTATTTACCCTCATACAGAGCTCTATAAGTGCAAAAGATGGCGAATGGATGTTCTCTACTGACTTTAACTTCCATAGGAGGAGTTCTCATTATAGAAAAGAGGTTCTTGTGAACTACAGCTGGAGCAAAAGGGTGTCAAAGTTGCTCCAATATGTAATAAATAGGGTGAAACAGGTAACTAGAAGATTCTTCTGGTACTGGAAATCATTGATACAGGGGGCAGAAACTCCTCCTTATTTTGTTCAACTGTCAATGGATGTTCACTTATGGCCAGATGATGGGGTACAGCCAGAAAGGGTCGAGTCTGGTATAAACCGACTACTCGAGATAGTTCATGATGAAAGATGTACTAAAAAAATCTCTGGTCATTGTCCATTTGCTAGTAGGGTTCAGGTTCAAAGCATTAAAAGAAGTCAAGAAAACCAAAATGTAGCTTTGATTGTTTTTGAGGTGGTTTATGCATCTCGCTTGACAGGATGCACGTCAGCAGATTGGTACAAGTCTCTAACTCCAGCAGCTGATGTGGCAAAAGAAATTCGCAAGGCAAAGCATGCTGGGCTTGTTGAAGAGATGGGATTCCCTTACCAAATACTCTCTGCAGTTGGTGGTGGAAAACGGGAATTTGATCTCTACGCTTACATTTTTGTTGCTGATCTTACTGTTTTTTTCTTAGTCGCAATGTTCTACCAATCTCTCATAAAGAACAACAGtgaaattttaaatgtttatCAGCTAGAAGATCAATTTCCTATAGAGTTCGTAATTATCTTAATG ATCATCTTTTTCTTGATCGTTGTTGATCGTGTACTTTATCTATGTTCATTCGCAGCAGGAAAAGTTATTTTCTACCTTTTCAACCTCGTTCTCTTCACATATTCGATTACAAGGTATGCTTGGCGGATGAAACCTTCAGACCAGCATGCTGGAAAACTAGCACTCCGTGCGATCTTTCTTGCTAAAGCAATTTCTTTAGCACTTCAGGGTGTACAAATTCGACATGGAATTCCTCAGAAAGCCACCTTGTATTGGCAGTTTTTGACCAGCAAGGTTTCAAGAATTAATTACTTGGGCTATAGGCTTTATCGGGCTCTACCATTTCTTTATGAATTACGATGTGTACTCGATTGGTCATGCACGACGACATCTTTGACCATGTATGACTGGCTCAAA CTGGAAGACATAAATGCAAGTCTGTACCTTGCCAAATGCGATGCAGTGTTGAATAGAGCTACGCACAGACAAGGAGAGAAGCAAAAAAAAATGACCAAGTGCTGCAATGGGATCTGTCTGTTCTTTATATTAATTTGTGTTATCTGGACTCCTATGCTG ATGTACAGCAGTGGTAATCCGACAAATATTGCAAATCCCATTAATGATGCAAGTTTTCAACTGGATATTAGTACTGGTGGTGGAAGGTTGACCTTGTATCAGACAACACTTTGTGAAAAGCTCCAATGGGATAATCTCAATTCTGATGTTAATTTTGATGCCTACAATAAGAATGATATACAATTGATATGCTGCCAAGCTGATGCAACTATTTTGTGGCTCGTCTCTGATGTAGTTCAGAGAAGGTTTATTGAGTTCCTTGACTGGGATATGGACATGGTTATAACTTCTACATGGCTGCTTACAAGAGAACGACCAAAGGGCAAGGAAGTCGTGAAATATGAGAAACCTGTTGATTCCAAGGATCTTCCAGAACCTTCAGATGTCCAAAAGGTCTTCAATGGTTCTACAATCAGCTTTAGGATATATAATCTTTATCCAAGATACTTCCGTGTCACTGGTTCCGGTGAAGTCAGATCTTTTGAGCAAGAG GTTACTTCAGGACCTATTTCAGTGAGTGCAGATCTTGTTATCAATCGCGCAGCTTCTGAGTGGTGGTCATTCCATGATCTCGATTCATCTCATATAAGGGGCTGCGGAGGTTTGACAGGACCTACAGCCGTCATAGTATCCGAAGAAACACCACCAC AGGGTATACTTGGAGACACGCTAAGCAAGTTCAGCATTTGGGGTCTCTACATTACTTTTGTGCTTGCTGTTGGCCGCTTTATCAGGCTTCAATGTTCCGATTTAAGAATGAGGATACCGTTTGAAAACCTGCCTTCCTGTGACAG GTTGATAGCCATCTGTGAAAATATATATGCTGCAAGAGCAGAAGGTGAGCTTGGAGTTGAAGAGGTCCTTTACTGGACCCTTGTGAAGATTTATAGGTCACCTCACATGCTGCTTGAGTATACCAAACCCGACTAG
- the LOC108471461 gene encoding uncharacterized protein LOC108471461, whose amino-acid sequence MLDEYIDDTDQEMYSVDDESRELDETESITPSVNPIGNQPPNVRRGNVGERDNSELLRVIANALQRVVETATATTSAPTTHQAPIKELHKYSAIEFQGLKGVDPSTAENWIESTKRILKQLECTPRERLMCVVSLLQKEAYVWWESDCSKNKNVVPVTSQRSESASKGRESSQGGSVIRGELLELPPDQEVEFGIEVYPITAPISIPPYCMSPNELKELKVQLQDLLDLGFIRPSTSPWGAPLKVKKSDVPKTAFRTRYDHYEFLVMPFELTNAPTTFMDLMNRIFQPYLDQFVVVFIDDILVYSKSESEHEQHLRIVLQILREKQLYEKLSKYGIRVDPKKIETIVQWKALRNVSDVHSFLGLAGYYLRFVNGFSKIALPMTKLLQKNVPFVWDDQCQESFEKLKQMLTKALVLTLPESGKDFIIYSDASLNGFRCVLMQNVKVIAYASRQLKPHEPIEVRAMFAQLSISDDGSLLAELRVKPAMFDQISSAQLEDSKLMKIREMVQNSMAVNFSIDDHNCLRFCNRICIPAVSELKELILREAHDSPFAMHPGGTKMYCNLRESY is encoded by the exons ATGTTGGATGAGTACATAGATGATACTGATCAAGAAATGTATAGTGTGGATGATGAATCTCGGGAATTAGATGAAACTGAGTCAATAACACCGAGTGTAAATCCAATAGGAAATCAACCGCCTAATGTCAGAAGAGGTAATGTAGGAGAAAGAGATAATTCTGAATTACTTAGAGTGATAGCTAATGCTCTCCAACGAGTAGTAGAAACTGCCACTGCAACAACATCTGCTCCTACTACTCATCAAGCACCAATTAAAGAACTACATAAGTATAGTGCCATTGAATTTCAGGGTTTGAAAGGGGTTGATCCCTCCACTGCTGAAAATTGGATAGAATCAACAAAAAGGATTTTGAAACAACTTGAATGCACTCCACGGGAAAGGTTAATGTGTGTTGTTTCTTTGTTACAAAAGGAAGCTTATGTATGGTGGGAATCG GACTGTTCGAAGAATAAAAATGTTGTACCAGTTACATCACAGAGATCCGAATCTGCTTCCAAAGGTCGAGAATCAAGCCAAGGTGGATCAGTTATTAGAGGAG AATTACTGGAATTACCACCAGATCAGGaggttgaatttggaattgaagTGTACCCTATTACAGCTCCGATATCAATACCTCCATACTGCATGTCACCTaatgagttaaaagaattgaaagtgcagttgcaagacttattggatCTAGGATTTATTCGTCCGAGTACTTCACCTTGGGGAGCTCCA TTAAAGGTGAAAAAAAGTGATGTACCAAAGACAGCATTTCGTACAAGGTATGaccattatgaattcttagttatgcctttcgaattaaCAAATGCTCCGACTACTTTTATGGATCTCATGAACCGTATTTTTCAACCGTACCTAGATCAGTTTGTAgtggttttcattgatgatattctagtTTATTCGaagtctgaatctgaacatgagcagCATCTcagaattgttttgcaaatattACGAGAGAAACAGTTATACGAGAagcttagcaaat atggaattagagttgatccgaagaAGATTGAAACCATTGTTCAGTGGAAAGCACTGAGAAATGTGTCTGATGTAcatagttttctgggtttggctggTTACTACCTAAGATTTGTGAATGGTTTTTCTAAGATAGCTCTACCAATGacaaagttgttgcaaaagaatgttccgTTCGTTTGGGATGATCAgtgtcaagaaagttttgagaaattgaagcaaATGTTGACTAAGGCACTAGTTTTAACATTACCAGAGTCAGGAAAAGATTTtatcatttatagtgacgcttcATTGAACGGTTTTAGATGTGTCTTGATGCAAAATgtaaaagtgatagcttatgcttctcgccaattgaaaccgcatgaac CAATTGAAgtacgagcaatgtttgcacaactCAGTATCAGtgatgatggaagtctattgGCTGAATTGAGAGTTAAACCAGCGATGTTTGATCAGATCTCGTCAGCACAACTAGAAGATAGCAAGTTGATGAAGATAAGAGAAATGGTTCAGAATAGCATGGCAGTGAATTTCAGTATTGATGATCATAATTGCTTGAGATTTTGTAATCGGATTTGTATTCCAGCTGTttcagaattgaaagagttgatacTTCGAGAAGCACATGATAGTCCTTTTGCAATGCATCCGGGAGGAACGAAAATGTACTGTAATCTACGGGAATCTTACTAG